A region of the Sarcophilus harrisii chromosome 3, mSarHar1.11, whole genome shotgun sequence genome:
TCCTATAACTTGTATTCTGGGATCATCAAGGTTCCAAGAGACCTCTTTGCCCCTAAATTCGTCATCCTCTGAGGTCACATCAGCTTTGGTACCCATGCTTTTTCAGTATGCGCAATACCTTTGGATGGGAGGGTCAAGCAAAGAACTCCCTCCAAAGCTTCCGTTTAGAGTCCACACCTACTCCCTCCTTCCAGTTTTCTTTCATGTGTTGTCTGGgggcaggaattgttttctttttcttctttttgtctgcACCActatccctccctccacccctgccCAGCCttgcacagtacttggcacatagtaggtgcttaataaatgtttattgactattgaacTCTGTggatcagtttcttcaactagaACAACCATCACTGCCACTATAACATTAATAACAATAAGCACATAAAAAGGTACATGTAATCTCagttttattctcacaacatccTTGTGATAGAAaagttattatttccattgtatagatgaggaaattgaggctagaGAAAggcacaactagtgtctgaggcagatttcaacttcaggtctttctaattgcGTGTCTAAGGTTCTCTCACTATTGCCCAGCTGCCTAGAAATAATTATTgatgtagcacctactatgtgccggcaCTGCGCTGAGTGCTTTACAATTGTTCTCTCCTTGGACGCTCACCATTGGgaggcaggtgctgttattatcctcattgaacagattaggaaactgaggcaaatcaagGTTGGGTGTCTCTCCCGGGCTCACCCAGCTTAGGGGTGTCTGAGTCCAAGCCCGGGGATCTGCCCACTATCCAGTTAGGAAAGGCTGCCCCCAGGCCTTCCCAGTCCGGCCCTCTGAAATCCTCACAGTGTTACCCTCTGTCAGCTGTCAACACCAGGCTGGCTGGGCCCGGGCTCCATCTCCCAGGGCTTTCTCCAGGAGGCTACAGGGGCCTGGCCTAGCCAAGGCCAGACTTGGCTCCCACCTCTGGCTCTGACTCCGAGGGCCGCCTGCACCTTCACCAAGGGGGAGCCCGCCAGCCTCTGTGCCAGGAGGGTAAGGGTCAGGCTGGGGGAGCCAGGCGCTGAACTCAGTGAGTGGAAGCCCAGCTCTGGGCCCCGCGGAGCAGGCTCCCTGGCCTTGCCTCTCTCCCCCAGAGGAAGCAGGCATGTTTGGTTCCTTTTCCTCCTGGGGGCAAAGCGTCCGAACTAACACTTGTCCCTTGGccaagggagaagaagggaagccTCCTCCCTCAAATTCCCTCCATTCCCCCACTGTCCGGGCAGAAGCTAAAGGCCTAGGGAGGATGAGGGACAAGGGAGGAAGGCCTTGGGCCCCTGGGTTCTTGTTAAAATTCTGGGCCAGCCCGCTCTCCAGAGAACCAGAATAGAGACGCCAGTGGCCTGGAGTCACTCCCCTTCCCTCAGCTTCAGGTTCTctgtctgcaaaatggggataaccaTAACTCACACTGGTCTCTAACTTACCTTGTGGTTTATAAAGCCCTTTTCTCTGTAATGTCCACAGTAGCCCTAGAAGACAGGATTGTAGTGTTACAGACACTTCTGGAATGGACCTTAGACTAAGCTATAAAGGCCAATgccccccccattttacagatgaggaaactgaggcatatagcaGAAAAGTGGTTTGCTACTAGGCAgtttgaagtagaatttgaatccaagccttTCCTACTTCAAGACTAGCACTGACCACAGCCAAGTCTTCTCTCCACTTCCCTGTGCCTGCTTCTCATCCTTGTTTCACACTCCAcagttctattcttttttccttttccaagtctAACATTCTAAGCTCCAGGTCCCTCCTAGCCCCGATATCCTCTGCCTCTGGGTCCCTCCCACCTTTCTCATTCTGTGCCCTAAGACGTAGATCCAGTTCTGTATCGTAGAAGTCTTCGAGCCTGTGACCTAGCATTGGACATCAGAGGCAGGGGAGGGAGACCAGAGCAGGAGGGAGGCTGCTCAGGGCCGCTTGCTCAGGGTCGCATTGCTAAAAGGTGCGCACCCGTCATCCCGGGGGGAAGTGCCCGAGCATCCTGATTCCTCGGCCAACCGCCTTCCCCCTGCCGGGCTTGCCTTGTCGTGGAAATGGAAGAAGACACTGACTATGAAAAGGCACCAAGTAGGATCCCACGTTCTGTGAACCATAATCCTAATGGGgataacaacaacagcagcaatagtAACAATAGCATTTACTCACACTCTGAGGTTTCCGAGGAGGTGCTTTGATTTGTAGATGGACAAGCTGGTCAGGGATTCACCGGCCAGGCAGAATCGAGCTAAGGTGTGATTGACCTTGGAGGCCGTCTCACCCACCCACTCTTTTTTCAGATGGGGAGGCCCCAGAAGGGGGATTTCCTTAAGGAGGTGAGTAGCTGAGCCACTCCGTGACCCCGGGCCCTCTGACTCTGAATGTGATCCTGCCCCACACTGCCCACTGTTCCCCGTAGCGGCctgctgtgtgatcccaggcaagccTTGGTTGGTCAGAGCCACAGCTGTGCCTCCTCCCCAACAGGACTGTTCTCTGTCAGCACCGGACACCATAGACAGGGGAGCTCTTGCTGTCACCATGATCACCTCTCCTGTTACTGTCCAGGCCAGCGGAGGGTGGGAGGCCAGACTCTGTAACGGTCACTCAGGGCCACGGTTAGGGAAGGACGAAATAAAACCAAACACCCCTGACCCGGCCTCCCTGTACCCTGCCGAGCTTTACGGGAAGTGGGCACTTGGCCGAGTACCTTGTAAACACCCACACGAAGGCAGAGTCTGAGCTAAACTTCCTCTGTCCTTCGGCCCTCAGCCCGGCACCCTTCACACAACTGTGGCTTAatttatgtttgttgaattgaatgagatTCAGCTGACTCATGAGATCCCGGGTCTCCCTTGCTGTGTGACTTTACacaatttccttttcctccctggGACTGcatttcctcccctgtaaaaggAAGGGGTGGGATCCAAAGACTGCCACGGGCCCTTTGTGCTCAGAGTTCTGTGATCCATGTTCCACTTTCCGGGGTCCTGTCCATCCCTGGCACTCTTTGTTCAGGGGCCCTTTTAGCCCAAACACTCTACGGTCCGACTCCCAAGTCGGTGGAAGTCCATCTCTTTCCAAGGAGATTGGATTTCACACTTGCTCCCGTGCAGGTGGCCGATGACAGCTGAGGTCTTTCAGCTCGCTACTTGTGGCTCCTGTttcattcatcttttctcttttgggTTTTCAATGCCCGGGTGGGGGGGGGTAGCAACAATTAGCCTGACCACAGAGGGCTGTACAACCTGAGAAAGATAGAGGCTCATTGACCAGCAAGGCAGAAAGTGGTGGCTGAAAGATGAGATCAGTCCTAGTCATTCTCAAACTACTGGGGCTGCTTCTGATGGCTGAGGGAAGAGAACgtagagaagaaacagagaggaaaaggggaagggagctGTGACCCGATTCCTCAATGACATACGTGATTTATAATTGGCCACATCACTTATAGAAGGGTGAAACAATGTAGATGGAGCACAGAATATCACTCATTGGAGAGAACTTGATATACACACTGAGAGGGGACTTACAACATACAATGTTGGAGCTCAGAGGAACTTTggaacagaatgtcagagcttggAGGGTCTATATAACTAATCTAGTTCAGCCACATTattttacaggttaggaaactgaggcccagaaaccTGTCAGAACTTGCCCAAACTCACACAACACTGATGCTCACCCCAAGGACCCCAGTGGTTATTTAGAGTTTCCCTAACTGATATAAAGTGACTTGTCAATGTCTTAAAGgtagaatggagaaggaaatccCTCTATAAGTAGGAGAAGTAATATGTTCTCTCCCAAAGCAGCCCATTGCTCCTGTCTGTCCGCTTAATTCTTGTACCCCTTTTCTATTTGACAGCTCTCCAAATCTTTGAAGACAGAATTTTATGCTgatcctaaatcttttcttctccagactgAACAACCCTCACTGCTTTCATGCCAAATCCTGCGACACAGGACCCCATCTGTGCCCTCTTCATCCCATCTGTGCCCTTCGCCACCAGACAAATGCAGCACAGCCATGTTCCTCCTAAAATGTGGCCAAAGAGCTGGACACAATATTCTAAAGGTTATCTGACCACTTCAGTGGATCGTGATTGCTCCTTTATTCTGGACTCAGTatctttcttaaaaacaaaactaacccAAAGAATATAGATAGAttagatggatggacagatgagACACACaggcagatagacagatagatgatagatagattagatggatggacagatgaactgacaagagagacagacaggcagatagaaagatagatgatagatagattagatggatggacagatgaacagacaagagagacagacaggcagatagataCATAgctagatacacacatatattacgtatatacatatgcatatatgtgtatgtatatcctttaatgaggaaggaaaggtagagagaaatgtgagacagagacagaaacagagaaaaaaactaacagaaacagtgagacagagaaaaagaattaaagacaaaagcagagGCAGAGAGGGGTATAGAGAAATGGACAGCATTGTACTCCCTCAACTGAAACCCCTGAATTTAGCATCCAGACAAGCCAAGCAAGAATAAACAGGAAATCTCTGAGGTAAAACAGGAATCTCCGAGAGGCCCCATGACTGACCACACTGGGGGGACCTCTGGCCTGGCCTAAGCTCTCCCCACTGGCCTTCACAGAATACCAGGCTGGGTCTCCAGTCTCAGTAGCCCTGAGGCCCCGAGTCCGGGGACTAGACACCAGAATTACTAGTAAATCACTTTCCCTTCCCAGGCCTTATCTGAGTTCTATCGGGGCAGCCTTGGAGACCAGTCCTATTGATGATGTCTCTCTTCCCAGATCAAGGGCCACCTGACGTAAGCTGACATCACACCCCACCCCTTCATCCCCCTCACACTGGGggctccctgaaggcaggaagcTTTTGCCACCCACCGTTGCTGTTATGTTGTGTGTGTTAAAATGAGTTTCAAcaattcaacaaattcaattTTACACAAAAACACTCATTAGAACTTGGTCTTTGCAGAGAGTCCTAAACTCTTTGCCAAAGGAGTTATAAAATCGGCACAAAATACTTCCCCTGACTGCAGGAATACAGACAATGATGCACCACTGGTGAAGCTGTGAATTAATTactccagccattctggaaatcaatttggagcTAATCATCTCCAAAGTCACTAACCCTGACATAGCCTTTGGTCCAGCCATAACACTAATTACTCTAttaatgagatcaaagaaaaaagaaaaggactcacatatacAGAAGTATTTATGGCAGCAACTTTTGTAGCATCCAAAAACTACAACCAAGATAATGGCCACTTATGCAGTGGAATATTATGGTACTGTAGGAAGTGATGCACTGAATAATTTCAGAGTAATATGGGGAGAGCTTTATGACCTGATGCAGAGTAAAAAGTGGGtataacctctctgggtctcagtttcctcatttgtaaaatgtgttttCACAAGCTCACATTCTAGTAGAGGCCCAAGACTCAGACCAGATGCTGGAGGTTAATCAGGAGAGTTTGCCCATCAGCCTGGTGAGTTTCCAGTCAGGTGAGTCTGTGTTTGAGACTTCGATTGTATCTCATCCATTATGGTTGGATAAATTAGCCAACCTGGAGTTATCCCCTTGTGCTGGTCTGTTAAAAAGGAGTCAGTTTGGAtgtccatcaaatggagaatggttgggtaaattgtagtaatgaatgttatggaatattattgttctgtaagaaatgaccagcaggatgaatacagagaggcttggagagacttacatgaactgatgctaagtgaaatgagcagaaccaggagatcattatatacttcaacaatgatactgtatgagaatgtaatctgatggaagtggatttctttgacaaagagacctaattcagtttcaattgatcaatgatggacagaagcagctacacccaaagaaagaacactgggaaatgaatgtaaattgtttgcatttttgtttttcttcctgggttatttttaccttctgaatccaattcttcctgtgcaacaagaaaactgtttggttctgcacacatatattgtatctaggatatactacgacatattcagcatatataggactgctttccatctaggggagggggtggagggtaggagggaaaaatcggaacagaagtgagtgcaagggataatgttgtaaaaaaaaattaccctggcatgggttctgtcaatcaaaagttattataataaaatttttttttaaatataaataaaaaggagtcAGTTTCAGATCCTTCTTTTTAGCTTATTCCCCCTTCTGGAGGCCAGACCCGAGAGCACAGGGCTAGAGAAGATGTGGGTCCCTCAGGCAGAGGAAGCTGCCTGAGAACCAGTGAAGACTGCTTTGGGATGGAGGCACCTTGATGCACAAAGCATCATCCATTAACTTCCCCAGCTTCCTCATCAgaagcaggatgatttccaggGACAATAGCAAGATCTAGGAAAAGTTTTGGATTCCAGCCTCCTAGTAAGAAAAGGAGAAACTGCTGCATAGTATCAATCTTGGAGGGGGTGTCTCTAACAAGGTTCTTAATCTAAGGTATCCCCGTGGATATCCAGGGATAGATTTCAGAGAGTCAGTgaacttgaatgagaaaaatgtcTCTGTTTCCATAAAATTATTCATCctctattttataatattcattttaaaacatgattttgagAATAGGTCCAAAAGCCCTAAGAGACTGCTGTCAAAGGGgttcaagaaagaaaaggggaaggactcCCAAGGTTTTCCATTCCAGCCTCCATAATTTAAGAATGTTGATAACATAGATAGTGTCAAGATGAGAATAAAAGGGATGTCAAGGTCTTGGAAGTCACCACTATCAATGCAGTGAAATGTCATGTAGAGTTTCTGGCTACTCCCCGACACTGCAGATCTTACTTCTGTAACCTTGCCTCCTTGCAGGTGTTGGCTTTCTTTAACACAAATAAAAGACATTTATCTCTCCATCTGACCTCCGTCTGTCTGATAGTCGGTCTGTGTACCtggttattgtccttcattctcccaGGGACCAGAATGACTTCTCTCAGGGTCCGGGTATAGCGTGCCCAGCTGTGGCCGATCAGAAAGCACAGGCTGGGCACAAGCCGTCTGCAGGAACGCTTAAAGTGAAGCTTTCTCTAGCATTCTGGATGGCGGCTTTCTCTGGAGCTGCTGCTCTGCTCAGAGCAATGTATCCCTTCTTTGATGCAGGCCCGCCATGGTGGCGGGCCTGTGCCGGGCCTGTGCCGGTGTCTCCCAGGTCTCTCCCCGATCCCAAAGTTACTAAAAGACCCTGAGAGGGACCCTCTGACTTGCTGTGCCCTGGTGAGTTCTCTGGGAAAGACTCTTAGGGGCAGACGTGCTTTGGGCATCCGTAAGAGATTGGTCAGAGGAGCTGTTCTCTGGCCAGGGATGGACGGTGCTGTGCCAGCTGGTGGAGGGCCCCAGCACGTTGTCCAGCCTAGTAAGCTTCTGGTCACCCAGAGACCAGACAGTCTGCCATCCATGCCTTCGTGGAAGTCATTGATAAGGATCTTCAGCAGCACAGGCTGCTAGGTCCGTCCGTAGGATTCCTCCTACCAAACTGAGAGAATTGTGATCACTCTGGCCTTTCAGCTAATGTTGGAGCCgccaaatatattttcatttcttcccctcCATAAGGTAAGAGACTTTCTCAAATGTTTTGCTAAATCTTTATAAACTAGATCCACAGCATTCCTTTGATCTCCCAGGTTAATGACCTTGTCAGGAAAAGAAACTGGCTTAGCTCTGTAAGACCGCTTCTTGATGAAGCCATAGCTCTTTTCAGTTAATTGTTATCTCCCTGGACAgggctataaaaaagaaaaagataaaattcactAAAAAGGATCAATAGAAAGAACTTAAAAACTTGAGCTTTGTCCACAGTGGGATGGGTGGCTTCCAGAACTACTGGAAGTGTCTTCATGGAGGCACTGGATGGGATGCCTTCTAAAGTGCCCTCCAAGGGTTGCTAGGTAGTatgctgggtggtacagtggatacagcaccagctctgaagtcaggaggatctgagttcaaatctgacctaagacacttactagctatgtgatcttgggcaagtcattaaattcCAATtgtcccttcccccaaaaaaattaaaaaataaaatgccccCTCCagtttgaagaaaatattattccAAATATTATCTTTGGCCCCCAGAGAGGGATTTCATTGCCTGACTATAGATTGTGATCTCTGTATATTAGTGTAATGGGATTTGACCCTTGCCCAAGATGCTACATCAGCAATATTCTCATCCTTAAGGCTCAGCTCTAATGCCACTTTCAGTAGGGATCCTTTCCCTATAATCCACCTCATCTTATTCTTTGTCTCATTCTATTGGTCCTTGTTACAACCTACTATGTATATTGTAGTTATGGTTATGCACATCCTATCTCCCAGATCCagtattcttattcttatttgtaTCATAGACTTCTTTGGCAAGTGTGGGGAAATTTATGATTCCCTTCTCAAAATCCTGTtcttaaatgcagaaaataaaataagtacatgggatgaagaaggaaacaaatcataataaaatatagttttcaaaatattttaacaaacaaATTTATGGATCCCCAGTTAAGAACTCCTGGACTAGAGAGACTCTGAGAATAGAGAATGTGCTTTATCCATCTGTTTCCCTACTTTCACCTCCAACACAGTAGACATTAGAAACATTGCTTGTATAATGAGTAAACAAATTATCAAAGTACATCTTGGTTCAggttgggtctcagtttcccctctgtaaaatgaggggggccTAGATGACCTTGAATCTCCTTTTAGCTTTCAATCTATTCTCCAGTGATCTTACTAGTCCTATCCAGGGGCCTCCTGAGGGTCCCTTCCTTCCTCTGGGATCCCTGAAAACTTAAACAGTGTGGGACTTAGCCAGGCGTGCCCTGGTTGGTGTTTCCTTGGTGGTCAGGCCTCACCCAGCCAAACCCAGCCCTGCCCAGGACATGGGATGAATTCACAGTCTGATGTGGCTTGGCCCTGCCAGGAATTTTCCTTTGAACCCAATTAAAGCCAAACGACATTTTCCTCCCCATCCTTGGAATAGAAGCTAGAGAGGAAAAGTTTCATCTTAATCCCCCCACCCCATGCCCACAAGATTGCCACCCTCTTCATAACTGGGCAGATGGAATCTGGAGCGACCGACCTGGAAAGGACTTAGAAACACAGGACAAAGAACGAGATAACCCACCTCGAGTGAAACATGTTGAAGAACCCTAAAGTACCATATATGTGTTGGTTATTTATTACcaccatcattattatatttaaaaggcaatgtagaacatagaatgttagaatataCAATGTCAGTTAAAAGCATCCTTAGAGACCATAGTGTCCAATTCCTCTAatatacagaagaggaaactgagacccaagagaAACCTTTGAGCAAAGCCACAGAGCCAGTTAGGCAAAGAACCAAGACAGAATCCAGAACTCCTGTTTCCTGGGAAACACAAAGTTTCCACAGAAAGTGGGTTCTTGGCAAATAGTCATCTATTTGACTTGATTTTGAGCTCAAGGTGAGAAAGCAATGTTCCTGGGCAGAGACTGAAAAcaacagatggagaaattgttTCTCGaataggggagagggaggaatgaagTTTCCCCATTTAGCCCCCAGCCACCTGCTCTATGCACAAGACCTCACTTCCCACCCACTCCATCCTTAATTTGTACTCTTACCTAACACAGGCTCCCTGGGGAATGTACACTCTTTGtgttaaagcattttaaattcaTAGAATCTTAAAGTTAGATAGTTTAATAGTCATAGAATTGTGGCTTACATAGCATAGAATCACAGACTGGGGCAGTAGCTTCTTAGACCAAGAAGGGACCTCAAGACCATCAACTAGATGGCATAATGCACAGAGGCTGGACTTGAAGCTTGGATCCAGGGAAAGCTGAGTTCAAAGCCTacttcacttactagctgtatgccTCTagtcaagtcccttaatctctgtctggctcaatttcctcatctataaaacacagataataatagcacttatgtTTCCCTGGGTTATCATTTGTAAAgccttttgcaaatcttaaagtgttacataaacgTTAgctattgttaattattattatttgagctAGTAATATTTTCTCAGGTAGAAGTACTATGAtccccatttatagatgaggaaactcagctCCAGAGTCATTCATTGAAATGTTCAAGATTCTGTAGTAAGTACAAGTGATTGAGATACTAGGATTTAAGGGCTACCATTCCATGAGCATCCTTTTTTCCTCTCAGCGTTTTTCCTTTCAgcctttcatttatcttttccctgGTTAGGATCACAAATTCAGAATCTTAGGGTTGCAGAGGATTTTAGagatccaatttcctcattttatagaagaagaaactgccAGAGAGTGAAGTAAGCCCTTAAGGTCATAGTGATTGAGAGGACATCAGAATCCAAGTTTCCTATCCTAATACAGGGGTTCTTAAATTGAGGtccatgcaattaaaaaaaattaataaccatTTCCATATGATTGGTTCCATTTGTAACCCTATGTACCTTATATCATGCAATTAAGtgcatcattctgagaagggctcCCTAAGCA
Encoded here:
- the LOC111719862 gene encoding uncharacterized protein LOC111719862, coding for MAVLHLSGGEGHRWDEEGTDGVLCRRIWHESTCPSTNQSTSSETSEWLLWTLQRKGLYKPQGKLETSVSYGYPHFADREPEAEGRGVTPGHWRLYSGSLESGLAQNFNKNPGAQGLPPLSLILPRPLASARTVGEWREFEGGGFPSSPLAKGQVLVRTLCPQEEKEPNMPASSGGERQGQGACSAGPRAGLPLTEFSAWLPQPDPYPPGTEAGGLPLGEGAGGPRSQSQRWEPSLALARPGPCSLLEKALGDGARAQPAWC